GTGACTACCGAGGCGAAACAGGCAGCCTGAGATCCACACGTCATGTCCGGCATCGCTCCCATCGAAACCGACGACGCACCGAGCCACGACAACCCCTACTCACAGGGCGTCCGCGCCGGTGACACGCTGTACGTCTCCGGCTACGGCCCCGTCGATCCCGAAACGGGCGAGGTCGTCGACGGCGACATTCAAGACCAAACTGAGCAGGTCCTCGAGAACATCGCCGCGGTCGTCGACGACGCCGGCGGCGACGGGCTCGCCGACGTCGTCAAAGTGACCGTCTATCTGACCGATCTCGCGGACTACGACCGCGTCAACGACGCCTACGGCGCGCGATTCGGCGCCGACCCGCCGGCACGCGTCTGCGTCGAGGTCTCGAGACTGCCGGCGGACGTTCGCGTCGAGATGGATGCGACCGCGTACCTGGGCTAATCGCGGTCGACGGACGCCTCGAGTCCCTTCTCGCAGCTCCCTCGTCGCCGCCGAGCCAGTCGCCCAAATCGAAACGGAATCCGGACTCGACGGTGACGTTGTCCACCGAACGTCGGAAACAGTATACGATCATTGGCCACGATTAAGTAGCTCCCCGACCTTGTTCCGAGAAACCATGTCATACGAGGTTCGAAACAGGCTCCAGCAACTCCGGCGGGACTTCCATCGGCTTCCCGAACCGGGCTGGCGCGAGTTCCGAACGACCGCTCGAGTGGTCGAGGAACTCGAGCGGCTCGG
The sequence above is a segment of the Natrinema sp. HArc-T2 genome. Coding sequences within it:
- a CDS encoding Rid family detoxifying hydrolase, with the translated sequence MSGIAPIETDDAPSHDNPYSQGVRAGDTLYVSGYGPVDPETGEVVDGDIQDQTEQVLENIAAVVDDAGGDGLADVVKVTVYLTDLADYDRVNDAYGARFGADPPARVCVEVSRLPADVRVEMDATAYLG